One Sphingopyxis macrogoltabida genomic region harbors:
- the maiA gene encoding maleylacetoacetate isomerase → MTQLVLHDYYRSSASFRVRIALNLKGLAYERVEVSLIAGEQRSDAYLEQNAQGFVPMLVVDGEPMIQSMAIIDWLDRSYPEPRLIPDDAMPRAVALAQAQVVASDIHPLNNLRVLKYLTKDLGLNEQTKDRWIATWIAQGFEALEAMAGDGRYLGGATPGIADCCLVPQMYNARRFEVPLDDYPRLVEIDAACMELGAFQNAHPDAVKPA, encoded by the coding sequence ATGACCCAACTTGTCCTTCACGATTATTATCGCTCGTCGGCCAGCTTCCGCGTCCGCATCGCGCTCAATCTCAAGGGGCTCGCCTATGAGCGTGTCGAGGTCAGCCTGATCGCGGGCGAGCAGCGCAGCGACGCCTATCTCGAACAGAATGCGCAGGGTTTCGTGCCGATGCTGGTCGTCGACGGCGAACCGATGATCCAGAGCATGGCGATCATCGACTGGCTCGACCGCAGCTATCCCGAGCCGCGGCTGATCCCCGACGATGCCATGCCGCGCGCGGTGGCGCTGGCGCAGGCGCAGGTGGTCGCAAGCGACATCCATCCTCTCAACAATTTGCGGGTGCTCAAATATCTGACCAAGGACCTCGGCCTCAACGAGCAGACCAAGGACCGCTGGATCGCAACGTGGATCGCACAGGGCTTCGAGGCCTTGGAAGCGATGGCGGGCGACGGACGCTATCTCGGCGGCGCCACCCCCGGGATCGCCGACTGTTGCCTCGTGCCGCAAATGTACAACGCCCGGCGCTTCGAGGTGCCGCTCGACGATTACCCGCGGCTCGTGGAGATCGACGCAGCGTGCATGGAACTGGGCGCGTTCCAGAACGCGCATCCCGATGCGGTGAAACCGGCATGA
- a CDS encoding TonB-dependent receptor, translated as MIRLLTGGAALVLPLAAMAQDINDGKAIDPVVEARKPANWDELIVVTAGGLLRPASGDEVQTTAILSDLDPGLGARIENRLRDEAGIVQFRRSDGRSAHPTSQGVTLRGLGGNASSRALVTLDGVPQADPFGGWVAWSAYDAIRLGGISITRGGGSGADGSGALAGTIGLYSEMTDGVTASAAYGSRDSFDASASAGTELGSGQVAIDGRYSRGDGFVPVAKGQRGAVDRAAPYEQGGLGVRLRFDAGDNSRIEASVRGFADRRDRGTDFTESKVDGLDASLRVVHDPAGATQWLALTYIQLRDFESGFASVAAGRNSINPALFQRVPATGIGARVELRPAIGNANPLRVGADWRRTTGRTEEDFFFTNGVPGRHRIAGGSSDTVGAFAEWTSADPDDGLLWTLSGRVDRWWLGAGYRLERNIAGPLITDLDFAARQGWEGSGRAGLRWTSNGFSLRAAGYRGWRLPTLNELYRPFRVGAEVTTANEALKPERLWGGEIGADWSGGATKLSATLFANHLTNAIANVTLAPNLNQRQNLDAIDSKGIELAAEQGVGPVTLRATYAYTDAKVDASGAAATLDGRRPAQIAKHGGSVSLRSDGDGPFGGFATLRYVGKQNEDDLGLLILGDALTFDAGLSWRLAKAISIEARGENIFDELVPAAISSTGIVERATPRTIWVGARVSF; from the coding sequence ATGATCCGATTGCTGACCGGGGGCGCGGCGCTGGTATTGCCGCTTGCAGCGATGGCGCAGGATATCAACGACGGCAAGGCTATCGACCCGGTTGTCGAGGCGCGAAAGCCCGCCAACTGGGACGAGCTGATCGTCGTCACCGCAGGCGGCCTGCTCCGCCCTGCTTCGGGCGACGAGGTGCAGACGACGGCGATATTGAGCGACCTCGATCCGGGCCTCGGCGCGCGTATCGAAAACCGCCTTCGGGACGAGGCTGGCATCGTCCAGTTCCGCCGCTCGGACGGACGCAGCGCGCATCCGACGAGCCAGGGGGTAACCTTGCGCGGGCTCGGCGGCAATGCGTCGAGCCGCGCACTGGTGACGCTCGACGGCGTGCCGCAGGCGGACCCTTTCGGCGGGTGGGTCGCATGGAGCGCCTATGACGCGATCCGGCTGGGCGGTATCTCGATTACCCGCGGCGGCGGCAGCGGCGCCGATGGCTCCGGCGCGCTCGCCGGCACGATCGGCCTCTATTCCGAAATGACCGACGGCGTGACCGCGAGCGCCGCTTATGGCAGCCGCGACAGCTTCGATGCGTCGGCGAGCGCGGGGACCGAACTCGGCAGCGGGCAGGTCGCGATCGACGGCCGCTACAGCCGCGGCGACGGCTTCGTGCCCGTCGCGAAAGGTCAGCGCGGCGCAGTCGACCGCGCGGCGCCCTACGAACAGGGCGGGCTCGGCGTGCGGTTGCGCTTCGACGCCGGCGACAACAGCCGCATCGAGGCGAGCGTGCGCGGCTTCGCCGACCGGCGCGACCGCGGCACCGACTTTACCGAGAGCAAGGTCGACGGGCTCGATGCGAGCCTGCGCGTCGTTCACGACCCGGCGGGGGCGACGCAGTGGCTCGCGCTCACCTATATCCAGCTCCGCGACTTCGAGAGCGGTTTCGCCAGCGTTGCCGCCGGACGGAACAGCATCAATCCGGCGCTGTTCCAGCGCGTTCCCGCGACGGGTATCGGCGCGCGTGTCGAACTGCGCCCGGCGATCGGCAACGCCAATCCGCTGCGTGTCGGCGCCGACTGGCGCCGCACGACGGGCCGCACCGAGGAGGATTTCTTCTTCACCAATGGCGTGCCCGGCCGTCACCGCATCGCCGGCGGCAGCAGCGACACCGTCGGCGCCTTTGCCGAATGGACATCGGCCGACCCGGACGACGGTCTGCTCTGGACCTTGAGCGGCCGCGTCGATCGCTGGTGGCTCGGCGCGGGCTACCGGCTCGAACGCAATATCGCCGGACCGCTGATCACCGATCTCGACTTCGCGGCACGGCAGGGCTGGGAAGGCAGCGGGCGCGCCGGGTTGCGCTGGACGTCGAACGGCTTTTCGCTGCGCGCCGCGGGCTATCGCGGTTGGCGCCTGCCCACGCTCAACGAGTTGTATCGCCCCTTCCGCGTCGGCGCCGAGGTGACGACCGCGAACGAAGCGCTGAAGCCCGAACGGCTGTGGGGCGGCGAGATCGGGGCCGACTGGAGCGGCGGCGCAACGAAGCTTTCGGCGACGTTGTTCGCCAACCACCTCACCAACGCGATCGCCAATGTGACGCTGGCGCCCAACCTCAACCAGCGCCAGAATCTCGACGCCATCGACAGCAAGGGCATCGAGCTCGCCGCGGAACAGGGCGTCGGTCCGGTCACCCTGCGCGCGACCTACGCCTATACCGATGCGAAGGTCGATGCTTCGGGTGCCGCCGCGACGCTCGACGGACGCCGCCCGGCGCAGATCGCCAAACATGGCGGCAGCGTGTCGCTGCGCAGCGACGGCGATGGCCCCTTCGGCGGTTTCGCGACACTGCGCTATGTCGGCAAGCAGAATGAGGACGACCTCGGGCTCCTCATCCTCGGCGATGCGCTGACGTTCGATGCCGGCCTGTCGTGGCGGCTCGCCAAGGCGATCAGCATCGAAGCGCGCGGCGAGAATATCTTCGACGAACTCGTCCCCGCAGCGATCTCGTCGACGGGCATTGTCGAACGCGCCACGCCGCGAACCATATGGGTTGGGGCGCGGGTGTCGTTCTAA
- a CDS encoding SO2930 family diheme c-type cytochrome, with the protein MKRLAAAFAAALLCASGGAAVPVAGPDQALIDGDKMPRKLSEFGLFVSGGAALQAGVVPYELHTPLFSDYADKARAIWLPAGTKAEVGGDGTVAFPVGTVLIKSFSWSGQGGGKPVETRLLIHRKDGWTALPYVWDADGRDATLAIGGRRVPVSFTEPDGTPQAISYAVPNKNQCKECHAEAGAIIPIGPKGRNLVFAPQWQAFRSGRFTWPANRIAPLPRWDDPKSGSVAERARAYLDVNCAHCHNPKGSASNSGLFLRWTDDPTGVNYGIGKRPTAAGRGSGGMEFAIKPGDPDHSFLIYRLESLDPGIAMPELGRGAVHKEGAALLRQWIADMPEAKKN; encoded by the coding sequence GTGAAGCGCCTTGCCGCCGCCTTTGCTGCGGCGCTGTTATGTGCGAGCGGCGGCGCCGCGGTTCCGGTGGCGGGTCCCGATCAGGCGCTGATCGACGGCGACAAGATGCCGCGCAAGCTGTCGGAGTTCGGCTTGTTCGTATCGGGCGGCGCTGCGTTGCAGGCGGGCGTGGTGCCGTACGAACTGCACACGCCGCTGTTCAGCGACTATGCCGACAAGGCGCGCGCGATCTGGCTGCCCGCGGGGACGAAGGCCGAAGTCGGCGGTGACGGCACCGTCGCCTTTCCGGTCGGCACGGTGCTGATCAAGAGTTTCTCGTGGAGCGGGCAGGGCGGCGGCAAGCCGGTCGAGACAAGGCTGCTGATCCACCGCAAGGACGGCTGGACCGCGCTTCCTTACGTGTGGGACGCCGACGGACGCGACGCGACGCTGGCGATCGGCGGGCGGCGCGTGCCGGTAAGCTTTACCGAGCCCGACGGCACGCCGCAGGCGATCAGCTATGCCGTGCCGAACAAGAATCAGTGCAAGGAATGCCACGCCGAGGCGGGGGCGATCATCCCGATCGGTCCCAAGGGGCGCAACCTCGTCTTCGCGCCGCAATGGCAAGCGTTCCGGAGCGGCCGTTTCACCTGGCCCGCCAACCGCATCGCGCCGCTGCCGCGCTGGGACGACCCGAAGAGCGGCAGCGTCGCGGAGCGCGCGCGCGCCTATCTCGACGTCAATTGCGCGCATTGCCACAACCCGAAGGGCAGTGCGTCGAACAGCGGCCTGTTCCTGCGCTGGACCGACGATCCGACGGGCGTCAATTACGGGATCGGCAAGCGCCCGACCGCCGCGGGACGCGGCAGCGGCGGGATGGAATTTGCGATCAAGCCGGGCGATCCCGATCACAGCTTCCTGATCTATCGTCTCGAAAGCCTCGATCCCGGCATCGCGATGCCCGAACTCGGCCGCGGCGCGGTACACAAGGAAGGCGCGGCGCTGCTCCGGCAATGGATCGCCGATATGCCTGAGGCGAAGAAAAACTGA
- a CDS encoding parallel beta-helix domain-containing protein, whose product MRIHGLSRTAYLTFAAAALVAAPASAKTISVSADTPDANEKLQEALIMAVSGDVVELGAGTWKLTDGLSLDVANVTIRGAGTDANGSILDFSDQQGAGEGLLVTSDDVLLTNFAVLNTKGDGIKSKGADRIVYHELRVEWTAGPKETNGAYGIYPVESTDVLIDSVFVRGASDAGIYVGQSKNIVVRDSFAIENVAGIEIENSYDADVHDNIAMRNTGGILVFDLPSLPMQGGHNVRVFDNIVKDNSTPNFAPKGNIVASVPTGTGVLVMANNNVEIFDNAFEDNGTANIMIVGYRYPYKDDKYQPLPRQIFVRDNAHGRAGFAPGFPGGAEMAAAMGGSIPPILWDGSGNAIVNDDVGVLSLNLPDVQTPQSEAKPSPVDLKDSAPAALPGIKLPASMEAKVQ is encoded by the coding sequence ATGCGAATCCATGGCCTGTCGCGAACGGCTTATCTGACCTTCGCCGCCGCCGCGCTTGTTGCGGCACCGGCGTCGGCCAAAACGATCAGCGTCAGTGCAGATACGCCCGACGCCAATGAAAAGCTGCAAGAGGCGCTGATCATGGCGGTGTCGGGCGACGTCGTCGAACTCGGCGCGGGAACGTGGAAGCTCACCGACGGCCTGTCGCTCGACGTCGCCAATGTCACCATCCGCGGCGCGGGGACCGACGCCAATGGATCGATCCTCGACTTTTCGGACCAGCAGGGGGCGGGCGAGGGGCTGCTCGTCACCTCTGACGATGTGCTGCTCACCAATTTTGCGGTGCTGAACACCAAGGGCGACGGGATCAAGTCGAAGGGCGCCGACCGCATCGTCTATCACGAACTGCGCGTCGAATGGACCGCCGGGCCGAAGGAAACCAACGGCGCCTACGGCATCTACCCGGTCGAAAGCACCGATGTGCTGATCGACAGCGTGTTCGTGCGCGGCGCGTCGGACGCCGGCATCTATGTCGGCCAGTCGAAGAATATCGTGGTCCGCGACAGCTTCGCGATCGAGAATGTCGCCGGGATCGAGATCGAGAACAGCTACGACGCCGACGTCCACGACAATATTGCGATGCGCAACACCGGCGGCATCCTCGTATTCGACCTGCCGAGCCTGCCGATGCAGGGCGGGCACAATGTCCGCGTCTTCGACAATATCGTGAAGGACAACAGCACGCCCAATTTCGCGCCGAAGGGCAACATCGTCGCAAGCGTCCCGACCGGTACCGGGGTGCTGGTGATGGCGAACAACAATGTCGAGATTTTCGACAATGCCTTCGAGGATAACGGCACCGCCAACATCATGATCGTCGGCTATCGCTATCCTTACAAGGACGACAAATATCAGCCGTTGCCGCGCCAGATCTTCGTGCGCGACAATGCGCACGGGCGGGCGGGCTTCGCCCCCGGTTTTCCCGGAGGCGCCGAGATGGCGGCGGCGATGGGCGGATCGATCCCGCCGATCCTGTGGGACGGGTCGGGTAATGCCATCGTCAACGACGACGTCGGCGTGCTGTCGCTGAACCTGCCCGACGTGCAGACGCCGCAGAGCGAGGCGAAGCCGTCGCCGGTCGACCTCAAGGACAGCGCGCCCGCCGCGCTGCCCGGCATCAAGCTGCCCGCGAGCATGGAGGCGAAGGTCCAGTGA
- a CDS encoding MarR family winged helix-turn-helix transcriptional regulator yields MAAKKLNLDNFLPYRLSIASNALSSRIAAEYQNRFGLKIPEWRLMAVLGEGKPLTQRELVAATRMDKVTVNRAAKALADRHLIARQAHEADGRSHHLELTETGRSLYDAIVPAALASEAQLESTISERERATLLTILAKLTAAAEDYA; encoded by the coding sequence ATGGCCGCCAAGAAACTGAACCTCGACAATTTCCTGCCATATCGGCTGTCGATCGCGTCGAACGCGCTGTCGAGCCGCATCGCCGCCGAATATCAGAACCGCTTCGGCCTCAAGATCCCCGAATGGCGGCTGATGGCGGTGCTCGGCGAAGGCAAGCCGCTGACCCAGCGCGAACTCGTCGCGGCGACGCGGATGGACAAGGTGACGGTCAATCGCGCGGCCAAGGCGCTCGCCGATCGTCACCTGATCGCGCGCCAGGCGCACGAGGCCGACGGACGCTCGCATCATCTGGAACTCACCGAGACCGGCCGTTCGCTCTACGACGCGATCGTCCCCGCGGCGCTGGCGAGCGAGGCGCAGCTTGAATCGACGATCAGCGAACGCGAACGCGCGACGCTGCTCACTATCCTCGCCAAGCTGACTGCCGCCGCCGAAGATTATGCCTGA